CACCGTCGGTCTGGCCGTTATACACGCTGAGCACGGCCCCGTCGTGGCTGCCCGCCATGATGGCCTCGATGTCCTTCTCCGGGTCGATCCCGTTCTTGAGCAGGTAGTGGGCCGCGAACAGGTAGCCGGAGGTGGAGGCGGGGTCCACGAAGGCGAACTTCTTGCCCTTCAGGCCCTGCACGTCATCGATCCCGCTGTCCGCCCGGACGAAGATCTGCGCCCGGTAGCTGTCGTTGCCGTGGCGCACGCTCTTGAACATGACCTCCACCGGGTCGCCGCGGTCCTTGGCAATGACGTAGGCAAAGGGGTTGAGGAAGCCGATATGGACCTGCTCGTTGGCCATGGCCTCGACCAGGCCGATGAAGTTGGTGGAAACGAAGACCTCGACAGGAATCCCCAGCTCGTCGGAGAGCATCTTGCCCAGGGGTTCGGCCGTCTCCTGAAGGGTGGTCGCGTTCTGCGAGGGGACGAAGCCCATGACCAGCTTGTCAGGGTCCTTGGGCTCCTCCGCCTGCTGGTTG
This is a stretch of genomic DNA from Thermaerobacter sp. PB12/4term. It encodes these proteins:
- a CDS encoding phosphate/phosphite/phosphonate ABC transporter substrate-binding protein, whose product is MPKRKAASILVALLLVAALVLSACGGGNQQAEEPKDPDKLVMGFVPSQNATTLQETAEPLGKMLSDELGIPVEVFVSTNFIGLVEAMANEQVHIGFLNPFAYVIAKDRGDPVEVMFKSVRHGNDSYRAQIFVRADSGIDDVQGLKGKKFAFVDPASTSGYLFAAHYLLKNGIDPEKDIEAIMAGSHDGAVLSVYNGQTDGGASFEDARTLLKDDYPDVMDKVKVIAYTDPIPNDTISVASWLSDDLKKRIHDAFAKIAQTEEGKKVLFDIYEIEGLTDAKDSDFDIIRNVAKDMGINLEELAD